Proteins from one bacterium genomic window:
- a CDS encoding lysophospholipid acyltransferase family protein, which translates to MRKLKHLLEYLGLRLLVLIAASVPRAALLALGAGLGRFTFSILRIRRRVALDNLQRAFPQKAREEVLALGRRNYENFGMMMMEYLRLPKLSPAELDELVRFRSPADEQLWQQALAEGRGAICMTGHFGNWEYMGAMVARRFPMVFLYQAQNNPYADRLIRRTRESLGMASIPRGSALKGILKALREKKFVAVLADQDAGQSGLFVDFLGRPASTARGPAAFVLRSGAPILFVAAIRQAGGRHLIASECLRFDDLPESWSEDAKIRAVTERWSAVLERFIRRHPDHWFWMHRRWKTAPPAGALEPGPRRA; encoded by the coding sequence ATGCGAAAACTAAAGCATTTATTGGAATATCTCGGGCTGCGGCTGCTGGTGCTGATCGCAGCCAGCGTGCCGAGAGCGGCCTTGCTTGCTCTGGGCGCGGGATTGGGAAGATTCACCTTTTCGATTCTTCGCATTCGGCGCCGGGTGGCGTTGGACAATCTGCAGCGAGCCTTCCCGCAAAAAGCACGCGAGGAAGTGCTGGCCCTCGGCCGGCGCAATTACGAAAACTTCGGCATGATGATGATGGAGTATCTGCGTCTGCCGAAGCTCTCCCCGGCCGAACTGGACGAACTCGTGCGCTTTCGTAGCCCGGCAGATGAACAGCTCTGGCAGCAGGCGCTGGCAGAGGGCCGCGGCGCGATTTGCATGACCGGGCACTTTGGCAACTGGGAGTACATGGGCGCGATGGTGGCGCGGCGCTTTCCGATGGTCTTTCTGTATCAGGCGCAAAACAACCCTTACGCCGATCGCCTCATCCGCCGCACGCGCGAGTCGCTGGGCATGGCGAGCATTCCGCGCGGCTCCGCGTTGAAGGGCATCCTCAAAGCGCTGCGCGAGAAAAAGTTCGTCGCGGTGCTCGCCGATCAGGATGCGGGCCAGAGCGGCCTCTTCGTCGACTTTCTCGGCCGGCCGGCCTCGACGGCGCGCGGCCCCGCCGCCTTCGTGTTGCGCAGCGGCGCGCCGATTCTTTTCGTGGCCGCCATTCGCCAGGCCGGCGGCCGACACCTTATCGCCAGCGAGTGCTTGCGTTTTGATGACCTGCCCGAGTCGTGGAGCGAAGATGCAAAGATTCGCGCCGTAACCGAACGCTGGAGCGCCGTGCTGGAACGTTTCATTCGCCGCCATCCCGATCATTGGTTTTGGATGCACCGGCGCTGGAAAACCGCGCCGCCGGCCGGGGCGCTCGAACCCGGCCCCAGGCGCGCATGA
- the waaF gene encoding lipopolysaccharide heptosyltransferase II: MTSVPEMAAPATGPIRKILIVQTAFIGDVILATPLVEAAHQVFAPCEVHFMVIPAAANALERHCGIQRVLIFDKRGGQRSLAALWQLAQDLRREDYAAAIVPHRSLRSALLVWLARIPLRIGFTRSAGSLLFTQRVPYRQVHEVERNLDLLRPLRALPAALAPRVVWDDADAAVVTETIRDRGAGRRRCALAPGSVWATKRWPADRFAQLARALIAEHNAVVFLVGGKSDAELCAGIEAQAGAHCFNLAGRLSLRQSAALLDRCAVLVSNDSAPTHLGVATRCRVLTIFGPTVPAFGFAPFGAGHAVLENNLSCRPCSAHGSRRCPIGTHACMLEISVEEVLRRVGEMLVPEHLV, translated from the coding sequence ATGACTTCCGTGCCTGAGATGGCTGCGCCGGCCACCGGCCCGATCCGAAAAATTCTGATCGTGCAGACCGCGTTCATTGGAGACGTGATTCTGGCGACGCCGCTGGTGGAGGCCGCACATCAGGTATTTGCGCCCTGTGAAGTTCATTTCATGGTGATTCCGGCAGCGGCGAATGCACTCGAACGACATTGCGGCATCCAGCGCGTCTTGATCTTTGACAAACGCGGCGGCCAGCGCAGTTTGGCGGCCCTGTGGCAGTTGGCGCAAGACCTGCGGCGGGAAGATTATGCGGCGGCGATCGTGCCGCACCGCTCGCTGCGCAGTGCCCTGCTGGTTTGGCTGGCGAGAATTCCTCTGCGCATCGGATTTACCCGCAGCGCCGGCAGCCTGCTGTTCACGCAGCGCGTGCCCTACCGCCAAGTGCATGAAGTCGAACGCAATCTCGATTTGTTGCGACCCTTGCGCGCGCTGCCTGCGGCGCTTGCGCCCCGCGTCGTGTGGGATGACGCCGATGCCGCCGTAGTCACAGAAACGATCCGCGACCGCGGGGCGGGACGCCGGCGGTGCGCGCTCGCGCCGGGATCGGTTTGGGCGACCAAGCGCTGGCCGGCAGACCGTTTCGCCCAGCTTGCCCGCGCTTTGATTGCGGAGCACAACGCCGTCGTTTTTCTCGTGGGCGGCAAGAGTGATGCGGAATTGTGCGCCGGCATTGAAGCGCAAGCCGGCGCGCATTGTTTCAATCTCGCCGGCCGGCTGAGCTTGCGGCAATCGGCCGCTTTGCTGGATCGCTGCGCGGTGCTGGTCAGCAACGACAGCGCGCCCACACATCTGGGCGTGGCCACGCGCTGCCGCGTGCTGACGATTTTCGGACCCACGGTGCCGGCCTTTGGCTTCGCGCCCTTTGGCGCCGGCCATGCCGTTCTTGAAAACAATCTTTCGTGCCGGCCGTGCAGCGCGCACGGCAGCCGGCGCTGCCCCATTGGCACGCATGCCTGCATGCTGGAGATTTCGGTTGAGGAGGTTTTGAGGCGGGTGGGTGAAATGCTGGTGCCCGAACACCTCGTGTAA
- a CDS encoding threonylcarbamoyl-AMP synthase → MNVIKINADHPEPEKITLAVNALREGQVIAYLTDTLYGLGVDARLPGAIDQIYALKRRVTEKALPVIIGNRGMLAGWVKYVSPVAEKLMHDFWPGPLTLVFEATRKVPQNLIASSSTLAVRVPARALPRLLSEMLNAPIISTSANLAGQPGATSAEEVVQQFGSELPLLLDSGAAGTTLASTILDVTVTPPRLLRAGALPQEAIVKSIGAMQT, encoded by the coding sequence ATGAACGTGATCAAGATCAATGCCGATCATCCCGAGCCGGAAAAAATCACGCTTGCGGTGAATGCCCTGCGGGAGGGGCAGGTTATCGCGTATCTCACCGATACGCTGTACGGCCTGGGTGTCGATGCGCGGCTGCCCGGCGCCATCGATCAGATTTATGCGCTCAAACGCCGGGTGACGGAGAAAGCGCTGCCGGTGATCATCGGTAACCGCGGCATGCTCGCCGGCTGGGTCAAATACGTTTCGCCGGTCGCCGAAAAGCTGATGCATGATTTCTGGCCCGGCCCGTTGACCCTGGTTTTCGAAGCAACCAGAAAAGTTCCGCAGAATCTCATTGCTTCCTCTTCGACGCTGGCGGTGCGCGTGCCGGCGCGCGCCCTGCCGCGGTTGCTCAGTGAAATGCTCAACGCGCCCATCATTTCCACCAGCGCCAATCTCGCGGGCCAGCCGGGCGCCACCAGCGCGGAAGAAGTGGTGCAGCAATTCGGCAGCGAGTTGCCGCTGCTTCTCGATTCCGGCGCCGCCGGCACCACGCTGGCTTCGACCATTTTGGATGTCACCGTCACGCCGCCGCGCCTGCTGCGCGCCGGCGCGCTGCCGCAGGAAGCCATCGTCAAATCGATTGGAGCCATGCAAACGTGA
- a CDS encoding low molecular weight protein arginine phosphatase, whose product MSAHRPFTVLFVCSGNSCRSPMAEALLRLKLPSRLQDEVEIRSAGTLGIAGMPAADSAISVVEEMGGELRGHRSQGLSAERVAKADLILAMAREHVEHLQRKYPNYRENVFLLKRFANDEAPEDPDIDDPIGYGREVYRDCAATIAEELDRIMPAIVNLVQNHRREAT is encoded by the coding sequence GTGAGCGCGCACCGTCCCTTCACCGTCTTGTTCGTCTGCAGCGGCAACAGTTGCCGCAGCCCCATGGCTGAGGCGCTGCTTCGCCTCAAACTGCCATCGCGCTTGCAGGATGAAGTCGAAATTCGATCGGCGGGCACGCTCGGCATCGCAGGCATGCCGGCGGCGGACTCGGCGATCAGCGTAGTGGAAGAAATGGGCGGCGAGTTGCGCGGCCATCGCTCGCAAGGGCTTTCCGCGGAACGGGTGGCCAAGGCCGATCTCATTCTGGCGATGGCGCGCGAGCACGTCGAGCACTTGCAGCGCAAATATCCCAACTATCGCGAGAATGTCTTCCTGCTCAAGCGCTTTGCCAACGATGAGGCGCCTGAAGATCCCGATATCGACGATCCTATCGGCTACGGCCGGGAGGTTTACCGCGATTGCGCGGCAACCATCGCCGAGGAGTTGGACCGCATCATGCCGGCGATCGTGAATCTTGTGCAAAACCACCGGCGCGAGGCCACGTGA
- a CDS encoding glycosyltransferase family 9 protein — translation MNSLRRILLARTDRLGDVILATPAATALKQTFPELEVFFLARRYTAGILEMHPHVDGIICLEEVGTGALASRLKKCGFDAVVALFPRPQQAWSFLQAGIPLRVGTGYRWYSFLYNRRVYQHRKHAQRHEAEYNLQLLEPLGLAGVTVEFHYRPDPAVELEVTRLLAAQGLKDGFVVLHPGSGGSAREWPPEHFAALAHSLVAVQQRQVVLTGHESERGLTQRIQQLAAKKPIDLAGRLTLKQLAGVTARAAVFVSNSTGPLHLARMVGTPVVAFYPPITACRPERWGPYGRRADVLMSQQEECFRCRNSRLQGCACMQAIPVAEALRKVEEKLS, via the coding sequence GTGAATTCGCTGCGGCGCATTCTGCTTGCGCGCACCGACCGTTTGGGAGACGTGATTCTGGCGACGCCGGCGGCCACCGCGCTCAAACAAACGTTTCCTGAGCTTGAAGTTTTTTTCCTTGCGCGGCGCTACACTGCAGGCATTTTGGAGATGCACCCGCACGTCGATGGCATCATTTGCCTGGAGGAAGTGGGCACAGGCGCTCTGGCAAGCCGGCTCAAGAAATGCGGTTTTGACGCAGTGGTGGCGCTTTTCCCCCGGCCGCAACAGGCGTGGAGTTTTTTGCAGGCGGGGATTCCGCTGCGCGTGGGCACCGGCTATCGCTGGTACAGTTTCCTCTACAACCGCCGCGTGTATCAGCACCGCAAGCACGCCCAGCGGCACGAAGCGGAATACAATCTGCAACTGCTGGAGCCGCTCGGCCTGGCCGGCGTCACAGTGGAGTTTCATTATCGACCTGATCCCGCAGTCGAGCTCGAGGTGACGCGCCTGCTTGCCGCGCAGGGCCTGAAAGACGGTTTCGTGGTGTTGCATCCGGGCAGCGGCGGCTCGGCGCGGGAATGGCCGCCGGAACATTTTGCCGCCCTCGCCCACTCGCTCGTGGCGGTGCAGCAGCGCCAAGTGGTGCTCACCGGCCACGAGAGTGAACGCGGACTCACGCAGCGCATTCAGCAATTGGCGGCGAAGAAACCGATCGATTTGGCCGGCCGTTTGACTCTCAAACAACTCGCCGGCGTGACTGCGCGCGCAGCGGTGTTCGTAAGCAACAGCACCGGACCTTTGCATCTCGCGCGCATGGTGGGAACGCCGGTGGTCGCGTTTTATCCGCCGATCACTGCGTGCCGGCCCGAGCGCTGGGGACCATATGGCCGCCGCGCCGACGTGTTGATGTCGCAACAGGAAGAATGCTTTCGCTGCCGGAACTCGCGGCTGCAGGGGTGTGCCTGCATGCAGGCGATTCCCGTGGCGGAAGCCCTCAGGAAGGTTGAAGAGAAATTGTCATGA
- a CDS encoding DUF3108 domain-containing protein: MIRNCCGSVPARLRTVLLLMLALGWPGALLWAQSPRPAAQPDSSNRVAPLRVVVNRAFEVGEKLTFIVRYGPIVAGTAVMSVPEVVTVNGRPCYHLLSEANTNSFFSRLYRVEDRVSSFTDVDGIFSWRYEKNQREGSFRDERVVDFDLAAQLAITTKNGKRDTVAIPLFVQDIISAFYYIRTQKLEPGDTVYVDNYDNGKILPLKIAVYRREKIKVRAGKFNCLVVEPHLKTPGLYNQKGRLIVHLTDDERKIPVMTTTQLYIKAFNLGNVVAELEKIEGVEGY, translated from the coding sequence ATGATCAGGAACTGCTGCGGGAGTGTGCCGGCGCGCTTGCGAACGGTGCTCCTGTTGATGCTGGCGCTGGGCTGGCCGGGCGCGCTGCTGTGGGCGCAAAGTCCCCGGCCCGCGGCCCAGCCGGATTCGAGCAATCGCGTTGCGCCCTTGCGCGTCGTGGTGAACCGCGCTTTCGAGGTCGGCGAGAAGCTCACGTTCATCGTGCGCTATGGCCCCATTGTCGCCGGCACGGCAGTCATGTCGGTGCCGGAAGTGGTGACGGTCAACGGCCGGCCGTGCTATCACCTTTTGTCCGAGGCGAACACCAACTCCTTCTTCTCGCGGCTGTATCGCGTGGAAGACCGGGTCAGCTCCTTCACCGACGTGGACGGCATCTTCAGTTGGCGCTATGAGAAGAACCAGCGCGAGGGCAGTTTTCGCGATGAACGCGTGGTGGATTTCGATCTCGCGGCGCAACTTGCCATCACGACCAAGAACGGCAAGCGCGATACCGTGGCGATTCCGCTGTTCGTGCAGGACATCATTTCGGCATTTTACTATATTCGCACGCAGAAGCTGGAGCCGGGCGACACGGTGTACGTCGACAACTACGACAACGGCAAGATTCTGCCGCTCAAGATTGCGGTATACCGGCGCGAGAAGATCAAAGTCCGGGCGGGCAAGTTCAACTGCCTGGTGGTGGAGCCCCATTTGAAAACGCCGGGGCTTTACAACCAAAAGGGCCGTCTCATCGTCCATCTAACCGATGATGAACGTAAGATTCCGGTGATGACCACCACCCAGCTTTATATCAAGGCCTTCAACCTGGGCAATGTCGTTGCCGAGTTGGAGAAGATCGAGGGGGTGGAGGGGTATTGA
- the mqnC gene encoding dehypoxanthine futalosine cyclase: MELHRLYDKATAGERLTPDEGLQLLKNGELLELGAAADTVRRRKIPQPWVTFVVDTNPNYTNVCNVDCIFCAFYRHEGEAGSYTYSVDEMIQKFKETAQKGVNTILLQGGVNPNLPFEYYLELVRRTRAEVPEVHPHFFSTSEIKGMAEVSGLTVREVLQQLKLAGLNTIPGGGAEILSERVRKKISHKKGSPAEWLDIMREAHLLGYKTTATMMYGHLETDEDIITHLESIRRLQDETGGFTAFIPWSFKPGNTPLERIIPTYATPTRYLQIIAFARVYLDNFPHIQASWFSEGKKIGQIALHFGADDFGGTLVEENVHAAANFVNKTSTEEVIQLIRESGYLPAQRSTLYEILKVYEA; encoded by the coding sequence ATGGAATTGCATCGTCTATACGACAAAGCCACTGCCGGCGAGCGTCTCACCCCTGACGAAGGCCTGCAACTTCTCAAAAACGGCGAGCTGCTCGAGCTCGGCGCCGCCGCAGATACCGTCCGCCGCCGTAAGATTCCCCAACCGTGGGTGACTTTTGTGGTGGACACCAATCCCAATTACACCAATGTCTGCAACGTTGACTGCATCTTTTGCGCCTTCTATCGCCACGAAGGCGAAGCCGGCAGCTACACTTACTCCGTCGATGAGATGATCCAAAAATTCAAAGAGACGGCGCAAAAGGGCGTGAACACGATTCTGCTGCAGGGCGGCGTGAATCCCAACCTACCGTTTGAGTACTATCTCGAATTGGTGCGGCGCACGCGCGCGGAGGTGCCGGAGGTGCATCCCCATTTCTTCTCGACCTCGGAAATCAAGGGCATGGCCGAAGTCTCCGGCCTGACCGTGCGGGAAGTGCTGCAGCAATTGAAACTGGCGGGCTTGAACACCATTCCCGGCGGCGGCGCGGAGATTCTCTCCGAGCGGGTCAGGAAAAAGATCAGCCACAAGAAAGGCAGCCCCGCCGAGTGGCTGGACATCATGCGCGAGGCGCATCTGCTCGGCTACAAAACCACGGCCACAATGATGTACGGACATCTCGAAACCGACGAGGATATCATTACTCATCTCGAGAGCATTCGCCGCTTGCAGGATGAAACCGGCGGCTTCACCGCCTTCATCCCGTGGAGCTTCAAGCCCGGCAACACGCCGCTCGAAAGGATCATTCCGACTTACGCCACCCCGACGCGCTACCTGCAGATTATCGCGTTCGCGCGCGTTTATCTCGACAACTTTCCGCACATTCAGGCGTCCTGGTTTTCCGAGGGCAAGAAGATCGGTCAGATTGCCCTGCATTTCGGCGCCGATGATTTCGGCGGCACGCTGGTGGAGGAAAACGTCCACGCCGCTGCCAATTTCGTCAACAAAACTTCGACGGAGGAAGTGATCCAACTCATTCGCGAGTCGGGCTATTTGCCGGCGCAACGCAGCACACTCTATGAGATTCTGAAAGTCTATGAGGCCTAA
- a CDS encoding M23 family metallopeptidase, whose amino-acid sequence MRSTPQWSSPAARWLLMILLSASVYFIKSSDSPPAVTPPLHPGFDSTATAPVTPAYMVVDHTIAHGQTLAQILSTSYVRPEDILPTIEALRSIFDPRRLRAGRSLQLKLDSLGTLHELAYQPSPELVIRVQRDSSDRFIGEADSLHLHREVNLLVGEVTSTLYEAVVAQQESPELLLQYTDIFQWDIDFFIDTQRGDRFRILYEKLFVERDQGERQFVRYGRILAASYEQRDSSYAAFLFDPDSSGRGGYFDRHGNSFQKTFLKSPLNYRRISSHFSYGRMHPILRKVRAHTGVDFAAATGTPVVATANGTVAALGWEGGYGNRVVISHKNHFSSLYGHLSGFAEGLKVGDAVAQSQVIGYVGATGLATAPHLHYTMYLNGRAIDPLRMKPAAADPIAPSLRAAFFAHRDRLLQELQPLIPPFAVEPEEKMAARK is encoded by the coding sequence ATGAGGAGCACTCCGCAGTGGTCATCGCCGGCGGCGCGCTGGCTGTTGATGATCTTGCTGTCGGCTTCGGTTTATTTCATCAAAAGTTCTGATTCACCACCTGCAGTAACACCCCCGCTGCATCCGGGTTTTGATTCGACGGCCACGGCCCCGGTCACGCCGGCGTATATGGTTGTCGATCACACCATTGCGCATGGCCAAACACTCGCGCAGATTCTCAGCACGAGCTACGTCCGCCCGGAGGATATTCTTCCCACCATCGAGGCGTTACGCTCGATCTTTGATCCCCGCCGCCTGCGCGCCGGCCGGTCACTGCAACTCAAACTCGATTCCCTGGGCACGTTGCACGAGCTGGCCTACCAGCCCTCGCCGGAGCTGGTCATTCGCGTGCAGCGCGACAGTTCCGACAGATTCATCGGAGAAGCCGATTCCCTGCACCTGCATCGCGAAGTGAACTTGCTCGTGGGCGAAGTCACTTCCACGCTCTACGAGGCCGTCGTGGCGCAGCAGGAATCGCCGGAGTTGCTGCTGCAGTACACCGACATTTTTCAATGGGACATTGATTTCTTCATCGACACCCAGCGCGGCGACCGTTTTCGCATTCTCTACGAAAAGCTGTTTGTGGAAAGAGATCAGGGTGAGCGTCAGTTTGTGCGCTACGGCAGGATTCTGGCGGCCAGCTATGAACAGCGTGACTCGAGCTACGCGGCTTTTCTATTTGATCCCGACAGCAGCGGCCGCGGCGGTTATTTCGACCGCCACGGGAACTCGTTTCAAAAGACTTTCTTGAAATCGCCGTTGAACTATCGCCGCATTTCCTCGCACTTTTCGTACGGCCGTATGCATCCGATCCTGCGCAAGGTGCGCGCGCATACGGGCGTGGATTTCGCCGCTGCCACCGGCACGCCGGTGGTCGCCACCGCGAACGGCACGGTGGCAGCGCTGGGTTGGGAGGGGGGCTATGGCAATCGCGTGGTGATCAGTCACAAGAACCATTTCTCCTCGCTCTACGGCCATTTGTCGGGCTTTGCTGAAGGCCTCAAGGTGGGAGACGCCGTGGCGCAGAGCCAGGTGATCGGCTATGTCGGCGCCACCGGCCTGGCAACCGCGCCGCATTTGCATTACACCATGTATCTCAACGGCCGCGCCATCGATCCGCTGCGCATGAAACCGGCGGCCGCCGACCCGATTGCGCCGTCTTTGCGCGCGGCTTTCTTTGCGCATCGCGATCGCCTGCTGCAGGAATTGCAGCCGTTGATTCCACCGTTTGCGGTCGAGCCGGAAGAGAAAATGGCCGCTCGGAAATAG
- a CDS encoding ABC transporter substrate-binding protein, whose amino-acid sequence MRQDRLVRVGHSPDPDDAFMFYGLASGRVKIPGVVIEHVMADIQTLNERALQAELEVTAISAHALAHVGGKYWIMRTGASMGEGYGPIIVSQKLSRPAELVGKRIGTPGKWTTANLLLKIFHPEVQNVDMPFDHIIAAVQAGEVDAGLLIHEGQINYQQFGLHKLVDYGEIWRAHSGGLPLPLGLDVVRRDLGEEMARRLSQGLRDSIAYGYQHQEEAIPYALQFGRGIDEKLGEKFVKMYVNEVTIDMGERGQRALALLYDLADQRKLIPTKPEVVLY is encoded by the coding sequence TTGAGGCAAGATCGACTCGTGCGCGTCGGGCACAGTCCGGACCCCGACGATGCCTTCATGTTCTATGGCCTGGCCAGCGGCCGGGTAAAAATTCCCGGCGTGGTGATCGAACACGTGATGGCTGACATTCAAACCTTGAATGAGCGGGCATTGCAGGCTGAGCTGGAAGTCACGGCCATTTCCGCGCATGCGCTCGCTCACGTCGGCGGGAAATATTGGATCATGCGCACCGGCGCCAGCATGGGAGAGGGTTACGGTCCGATCATCGTGTCCCAGAAGCTGTCCCGTCCGGCGGAGCTGGTGGGCAAACGCATCGGCACGCCCGGCAAGTGGACCACCGCGAATCTGCTGCTCAAGATCTTCCATCCGGAAGTGCAAAACGTCGATATGCCGTTCGACCACATCATCGCGGCCGTGCAGGCCGGCGAGGTCGATGCCGGTTTGTTGATTCACGAAGGCCAGATCAATTATCAGCAATTCGGCCTGCACAAGCTGGTTGATTATGGCGAAATCTGGCGGGCGCATTCCGGCGGGTTGCCGCTGCCGCTCGGGCTGGATGTCGTGCGCAGAGATCTCGGCGAGGAGATGGCGCGGCGCCTGTCACAGGGACTGCGCGACAGCATTGCCTATGGCTACCAACATCAGGAGGAAGCGATTCCTTACGCGCTGCAATTCGGCCGGGGCATCGATGAGAAGCTGGGGGAGAAATTCGTGAAGATGTATGTGAATGAGGTGACCATCGACATGGGTGAGCGCGGCCAGCGGGCGCTGGCGCTGCTCTACGATCTGGCCGATCAGCGAAAACTCATTCCCACCAAGCCCGAGGTGGTGTTGTATTGA